A single genomic interval of Ischnura elegans chromosome 3, ioIscEleg1.1, whole genome shotgun sequence harbors:
- the LOC124155474 gene encoding E3 ubiquitin-protein ligase lubel-like isoform X2 — MLQLWPQHRHAPTPPVADVRREGWWGGEPEGGGGGGEAEGVVGEAAEDVDDKATLFVPTYTWSCEHCTFVNKPGIRVCTMCCKTTTEEGQRVMRAQQKERANHKETFAKGPAAEKQAEKNKKKEEEVVSAGEESSEEESIVTAVQEMEEGSRWKSHSPRPQKSNVKTSSNFRSIAKSPSSVTSSGMVDERRAHQRRISKSPVSVASMSTAEDRSTAQFRRINRSPVSVTSTGVGSDGPSQIRRASPVMMTSTAVGDDGPNYSRRRTSRSPVRTVSTAVGDDRPSPFRRVARSPVATSSTGVGDERPFDSRRVANSPTVMTSTAVGDDRAMSARRINNSYETTTKSTATETEEVVMKVSMAVGTSPPRPMKIEKQILSKSSSMASVGTSPPPQSISTQTYDNPTALTSPPTRKTSADFGSQVSIGQENASLGGHGSLGQYGGNSRRFPRLRRTLSLTFNSKQRESTPSAFLRSQSRHSICGNSGDQSTPEPPPAVPLRRRVPSSSTTSSEYYNPSGEADGEWSGGDDDRKEGDRMHGLELVRLLREAEQHQFTAEEVEVALKQCGGQRDAKGPLAWLKANWLQMVDTVATLATNFGLERRENTVGTVSTTEAREALRKQGGDVWAAVTHCVESRQRKYAELVSRGNFTREDIVSALSNSQGNVEMAFNELSKSQLKPFLMRIWGPPVSGTGDNESGNSAIRPDSRGSSIEESSHVIDEGPSPQSSKPVKDVDESSDVDGGGEEEKVENREEEGAKVGGEGEEMPVRDVVVEAAPERPVDQGEKAAAECGGEQPAKDPKKEESEGHERMARQLLAEGHVNSYERAEIAAILVLKEGISKAEALLAVQECNSVDAALSYLRQECLLCTGEYPMNKMVSMLTCVHRCCQDCARLYFTVQIRDRSIEDAVCPFCKEPNFPKRSKDNSDIEEAAVHYYSNLDILLKAILDPKDHELFQRKLRDRTLANEANFKWCTKCSSGFISDPRQKRLVCPDCKSITCASCHRPWAQQHEGLSCDLFAQWLEENDPATQAAGLARHLAESTEAMLVCPRCRCNFSLARGGCMHLTCPQCRHEFCSGCDQTFAMGTQCMDGARGEEEEGTSVAVVIARGGHPCARLGLHAHHPRDCLFYLRDMEPVQLQKLLTDNNIEFNRKNPDPTNDTGNMKCQVQVQREGPTGLLDGICDEDVPKDHAGLCRLHYIEYLVGVMRRAGLDPAPAFDQHEAIAELRRRNVPPPDRPQGMVDAEYRQLCVEVIQKMIPLKTVNSPNVKEK, encoded by the exons ATGCTGCAGCTGTGGCCGCAACACCGTCACGCACCCACTCCACCCGTGGCAGACGTGAGGCGCGAAGGGTGGTGGGGAGGGGAGCCagagggtggtggtggtggcggtgAAGCGGAGGGAGTCGTGGGGGAAGCAGCAGAGGATGTGGACGACAAGGCAACGCTCTTTGTGCCCACGTACACGTGGTCCTGCGAGCACTGCACGTTTGTCAACAAACCAGGGATACGGGTGTGCACCATGTGCTGCAAGACGACCACGGAGGAGGGGCAGCGTGTGATGAGGGCGCAGCAGAAAGAGCGGGCCAACCACAAGG AGACTTTTGCCAAAGGTCCAGCTGCAGAGAAGCAAGCAGAGAAGAacaagaagaaggaggaggaggtagtGAGTGCTGGTGAAGAGAGCTCGGAGGAGGAGAGCATCGTGACAGCCGTGCAGGAGATGGAAGAAGGCAGCCGGTGGAAGTCACACTCCCCAAGGCCACAAAAGTCCAATGTCAAAACCTCGTCGAACTTCAGAAGCATTGCTAAATCACCATCATCCGTGACTTCAAGTGGGATGGTTGACGAAAGGCGGGCTCATCAGAGAAGAATCAGCAAGTCTCCTGTTTCTGTGGCATCAATGAGCACAGCTGAAGACAGATCCACTGCCCAATTCAGGAGAATCAACAGGTCTCCTGTTTCAGTGACATCAACTGGAGTGGGCTCAGATGGGCCCTCTCAAATCAGAAGAGCATCCCCTGTGATGATGACATCGACTGCAGTGGGTGACGATGGGCCAAACTACTCGAGGAGAAGAACATCCAGATCTCCTGTGAGAACAGTGTCCACGGCAGTTGGGGACGACAGACCGTCTCCCTTCAGGAGAGTTGCCCGGTCACCGGTGGCCACCTCTTCAACAGGAGTAGGCGATGAAAGACCTTTCGACTCAAGGAGAGTGGCCAACTCACCAACTGTCATGACTTCGACGGCCGTAGGGGATGACAGAGCCATGAGTGCTCGAAGGATAAACAACAGCTATGAGACCACCACAAAATCAACTGCCACAGAAACTGAAGAAGTGGTCATGAAGGTGTCAATGGCTGTAGGGACATCACCCCCAAGACCAATGAAAATTGAGAAGCAGATACTTAGCAAGTCATCGTCGATGGCATCTGTGGGCACTTCCCCTCCACCGCAGAGCATTTCAACACAG ACTTATGACAATCCAACTGCACTGACCTCCCCCCCCACAAGAAAGACGTCTGCCGACTTTGGATCACAGGTTTCAATTGGTCAAGAGAATGCATCACTAGGGGGGCACGGCTCTCTCGGACAATATGGCGGAAACTCAAGACGATTTCCTCGTCTAAGAAGGACTCTTTCTCTCACTTTCAATTCTAAGCAAAGGGAAAGCACTCCCAGTGCTTTTCTTCGCAGCCAGAGCCGACATTCGATATGCGGAAATTCAGGG GATCAAAGCACCCCAGAGCCGCCACCAGCCGTGCCATTGAGGCGCCGTGTCCCATCTTCCTCGACAACATCATCCGAGTATTACAATCCCAGTGGGGAGGCTGACGGGGAGTGGAGTGGGGGTGACGATGATCGTAAAGAAGGCGACAGAATGCATGGCCTCGAATTGGTCCGGTTGTTGCGG GAAGCAGAGCAGCATCAATTCACAGCCGAGGAGGTGGAGGTAGCACTCAAGCAGTGTGGGGGACAACGGGACGCAAAGGGACCCCTCGCCTGGCTCAAGGCCAACTGGTTGCAGATGGTTGACACGGTGGCCACCCTTGCCACCAACTTTGGCCTGGAGCGACGGGAGAACACGGTGGGAACGGTTTCCACCACAGAGGCAAGAGAGGCACTGCGCAAGCAGGGGGGAGACGTCTGGGCTGCAGTCACGCACTGCGTGGAGTCCCGACAGCGCAAG TACGCTGAACTTGTGTCTAGAGGAAATTTTACCCGGGAAGATATTGTCTCTGCACTTTCCAACAGCCAAGGGAACGTAGAGATGGCCTTCAATGAGCTTAGCAAGTCTCAACTGAAGCCATTTCTGATGCGGATATGGGGACCTCCAGTTTCTGGGACAGGAGACAATGAATCAGGCAACAGTGCTATTAGGCCTGACTCCAGAGGCAGTAGCATTGAGGAATCCAGCCACGTCATTGATGAAG GACCATCACCACAGTCGAGCAAACCGGTGAAGGACGTTGACGAGTCGAGCGATGtggatgggggaggggaggaggagaaggtggagaatagagaggaggagggggctaaggtgggtggggagggggaggagatgcCAGTGAGGGACGTCGTGGTGGAAGCGGCTCCAGAGCGCCCAGTCGATCAAGGAGAAAAGGCAGCTGCGGAATGTGGAGGAGAACAGCCAGCGAAGGATCCGAAAAAAGAAGAATCAGAAGGACATGAG cGCATGGCTCGGCAGTTACTGGCAGAGGGGCACGTGAATTCCTACGAAAGAGCTGAAATAGCAGCCATTCTGGTGCTTAAGGAAGGCATTTCTAAAGCTGAAGCACTGTTAGCAGTTCAAGAATGCAATTCTGTTGATGCTGCTCTGAGCTATCTTCGGCAGGAGTGTTTGCTGTGCACTGGAGAGTACCCAATGAATAAG ATGGTGTCAATGTTAACATGTGTCCATCGTTGCTGCCAAGACTGTGCACGGTTGTATTTCACTGTTCAAATTCGTGATCGCAGCATTGAAGATGCAGTTTGCCCATTCTGTAAGGAGCCAAATTTTCCGAAGAGATCAAAGGACAACTCTGACATTGAAGAAGCTGCCGTGCACTACTACAGCAATTTAGACATTCTGCTCAAGGCTATATTGGACCCTAAAGACCATGAACTATTCCAAAGGAAATTGCGTGATAGGACACTGGCAAATGAAGCAAATTTTAAGTGGTGCACAAAG TGTTCATCAGGATTCATTTCTGACCCACGGCAGAAGAGATTAGTATGCCCAGACTGCAAATCAATCACATGCGCCTCTTGCCACAGACCT TGGGCACAGCAGCACGAGGGACTGTCTTGTGACCTGTTTGCCCAGTGGCTCGAGGAGAACGACCCGGCCACACAGGCAGCCGGACTGGCACGCCACCTTGCAGAGTCCACCGAGGCGATGCTGGTGTGCCCTCGCTGCCGCTGCAACTTCTCGCTGGCGAGGGGGGGCTGTATGCACTTGACATGCCCACAGTGTCGCCACGAGTTCTGCTCAGGCTGCGACCAGACGTTTGCCATGGGGACGCAGtgcatggatggagcgaggggggaggaggaggaggggacgTCGGTGGCCGTTGTGATCGCAAGGGGGGGGCACCCATGCGCTCGCCTGGGCCTGCACGCACACCACCCCCGAGATTGCCTCTTCTACCTGCGTGACATGGAGCCCGTGCAGCTCCAGAAGTTGCTCACG GACAACAATATAGAGTTCAACAGGAAGAACCCTGATCCGACAAACGACACTGGCAACATGAAGTGTCAGGTGCAGGTGCAGAGGGAAGGACCAACAGGCCTCCTGGATGGTATTTGCGATGAGGACGTGCCCAAGGACCACGCTGGACTTTGCAG GCTGCATTACATCGAGTACCTGGTTGGGGTGATGAGGAGGGCAGGCCTCGACCCGGCCCCTGCATTCGACCAACACGAAGCGATTGCTGAGCTGAGGAGGCGTAACGTGCCCCCACCAGACAGACCTCAGGGAATGGTCGATGCCGAGTACAGGCAATTGTGTGTGGAG GTTATCCAGAAGATGATTCCCTTAAAAACAGTGAATTCTCCAAATGTAAAAGAGAAATAG
- the LOC124155474 gene encoding E3 ubiquitin-protein ligase lubel-like isoform X3 has protein sequence MLQLWPQHRHAPTPPVADVRREGWWGGEPEGGGGGGEAEGVVGEAAEDVDDKATLFVPTYTWSCEHCTFVNKPGIRVCTMCCKTTTEEGQRVMRAQQKERANHKETFAKGPAAEKQAEKNKKKEEEVVSAGEESSEEESIVTAVQEMEEGSRWKSHSPRPQKSNVKTSSNFRSIAKSPSSVTSSGMVDERRAHQRRISKSPVSVASMSTAEDRSTAQFRRINRSPVSVTSTGVGSDGPSQIRRASPVMMTSTAVGDDGPNYSRRRTSRSPVRTVSTAVGDDRPSPFRRVARSPVATSSTGVGDERPFDSRRVANSPTVMTSTAVGDDRAMSARRINNSYETTTKSTATETEEVVMKVSMAVGTSPPRPMKIEKQILSKSSSMASVGTSPPPQSISTQDQSTPEPPPAVPLRRRVPSSSTTSSEYYNPSGEADGEWSGGDDDRKEGDRMHGLELVRLLREAEQHQFTAEEVEVALKQCGGQRDAKGPLAWLKANWLQMVDTVATLATNFGLERRENTVGTVSTTEAREALRKQGGDVWAAVTHCVESRQRKYAELVSRGNFTREDIVSALSNSQGNVEMAFNELSKSQLKPFLMRIWGPPVSGTGDNESGNSAIRPDSRGSSIEESSHVIDEGTGPSPQSSKPVKDVDESSDVDGGGEEEKVENREEEGAKVGGEGEEMPVRDVVVEAAPERPVDQGEKAAAECGGEQPAKDPKKEESEGHERMARQLLAEGHVNSYERAEIAAILVLKEGISKAEALLAVQECNSVDAALSYLRQECLLCTGEYPMNKMVSMLTCVHRCCQDCARLYFTVQIRDRSIEDAVCPFCKEPNFPKRSKDNSDIEEAAVHYYSNLDILLKAILDPKDHELFQRKLRDRTLANEANFKWCTKCSSGFISDPRQKRLVCPDCKSITCASCHRPWAQQHEGLSCDLFAQWLEENDPATQAAGLARHLAESTEAMLVCPRCRCNFSLARGGCMHLTCPQCRHEFCSGCDQTFAMGTQCMDGARGEEEEGTSVAVVIARGGHPCARLGLHAHHPRDCLFYLRDMEPVQLQKLLTDNNIEFNRKNPDPTNDTGNMKCQVQVQREGPTGLLDGICDEDVPKDHAGLCRLHYIEYLVGVMRRAGLDPAPAFDQHEAIAELRRRNVPPPDRPQGMVDAEYRQLCVEVIQKMIPLKTVNSPNVKEK, from the exons ATGCTGCAGCTGTGGCCGCAACACCGTCACGCACCCACTCCACCCGTGGCAGACGTGAGGCGCGAAGGGTGGTGGGGAGGGGAGCCagagggtggtggtggtggcggtgAAGCGGAGGGAGTCGTGGGGGAAGCAGCAGAGGATGTGGACGACAAGGCAACGCTCTTTGTGCCCACGTACACGTGGTCCTGCGAGCACTGCACGTTTGTCAACAAACCAGGGATACGGGTGTGCACCATGTGCTGCAAGACGACCACGGAGGAGGGGCAGCGTGTGATGAGGGCGCAGCAGAAAGAGCGGGCCAACCACAAGG AGACTTTTGCCAAAGGTCCAGCTGCAGAGAAGCAAGCAGAGAAGAacaagaagaaggaggaggaggtagtGAGTGCTGGTGAAGAGAGCTCGGAGGAGGAGAGCATCGTGACAGCCGTGCAGGAGATGGAAGAAGGCAGCCGGTGGAAGTCACACTCCCCAAGGCCACAAAAGTCCAATGTCAAAACCTCGTCGAACTTCAGAAGCATTGCTAAATCACCATCATCCGTGACTTCAAGTGGGATGGTTGACGAAAGGCGGGCTCATCAGAGAAGAATCAGCAAGTCTCCTGTTTCTGTGGCATCAATGAGCACAGCTGAAGACAGATCCACTGCCCAATTCAGGAGAATCAACAGGTCTCCTGTTTCAGTGACATCAACTGGAGTGGGCTCAGATGGGCCCTCTCAAATCAGAAGAGCATCCCCTGTGATGATGACATCGACTGCAGTGGGTGACGATGGGCCAAACTACTCGAGGAGAAGAACATCCAGATCTCCTGTGAGAACAGTGTCCACGGCAGTTGGGGACGACAGACCGTCTCCCTTCAGGAGAGTTGCCCGGTCACCGGTGGCCACCTCTTCAACAGGAGTAGGCGATGAAAGACCTTTCGACTCAAGGAGAGTGGCCAACTCACCAACTGTCATGACTTCGACGGCCGTAGGGGATGACAGAGCCATGAGTGCTCGAAGGATAAACAACAGCTATGAGACCACCACAAAATCAACTGCCACAGAAACTGAAGAAGTGGTCATGAAGGTGTCAATGGCTGTAGGGACATCACCCCCAAGACCAATGAAAATTGAGAAGCAGATACTTAGCAAGTCATCGTCGATGGCATCTGTGGGCACTTCCCCTCCACCGCAGAGCATTTCAACACAG GATCAAAGCACCCCAGAGCCGCCACCAGCCGTGCCATTGAGGCGCCGTGTCCCATCTTCCTCGACAACATCATCCGAGTATTACAATCCCAGTGGGGAGGCTGACGGGGAGTGGAGTGGGGGTGACGATGATCGTAAAGAAGGCGACAGAATGCATGGCCTCGAATTGGTCCGGTTGTTGCGG GAAGCAGAGCAGCATCAATTCACAGCCGAGGAGGTGGAGGTAGCACTCAAGCAGTGTGGGGGACAACGGGACGCAAAGGGACCCCTCGCCTGGCTCAAGGCCAACTGGTTGCAGATGGTTGACACGGTGGCCACCCTTGCCACCAACTTTGGCCTGGAGCGACGGGAGAACACGGTGGGAACGGTTTCCACCACAGAGGCAAGAGAGGCACTGCGCAAGCAGGGGGGAGACGTCTGGGCTGCAGTCACGCACTGCGTGGAGTCCCGACAGCGCAAG TACGCTGAACTTGTGTCTAGAGGAAATTTTACCCGGGAAGATATTGTCTCTGCACTTTCCAACAGCCAAGGGAACGTAGAGATGGCCTTCAATGAGCTTAGCAAGTCTCAACTGAAGCCATTTCTGATGCGGATATGGGGACCTCCAGTTTCTGGGACAGGAGACAATGAATCAGGCAACAGTGCTATTAGGCCTGACTCCAGAGGCAGTAGCATTGAGGAATCCAGCCACGTCATTGATGAAGGTACAG GACCATCACCACAGTCGAGCAAACCGGTGAAGGACGTTGACGAGTCGAGCGATGtggatgggggaggggaggaggagaaggtggagaatagagaggaggagggggctaaggtgggtggggagggggaggagatgcCAGTGAGGGACGTCGTGGTGGAAGCGGCTCCAGAGCGCCCAGTCGATCAAGGAGAAAAGGCAGCTGCGGAATGTGGAGGAGAACAGCCAGCGAAGGATCCGAAAAAAGAAGAATCAGAAGGACATGAG cGCATGGCTCGGCAGTTACTGGCAGAGGGGCACGTGAATTCCTACGAAAGAGCTGAAATAGCAGCCATTCTGGTGCTTAAGGAAGGCATTTCTAAAGCTGAAGCACTGTTAGCAGTTCAAGAATGCAATTCTGTTGATGCTGCTCTGAGCTATCTTCGGCAGGAGTGTTTGCTGTGCACTGGAGAGTACCCAATGAATAAG ATGGTGTCAATGTTAACATGTGTCCATCGTTGCTGCCAAGACTGTGCACGGTTGTATTTCACTGTTCAAATTCGTGATCGCAGCATTGAAGATGCAGTTTGCCCATTCTGTAAGGAGCCAAATTTTCCGAAGAGATCAAAGGACAACTCTGACATTGAAGAAGCTGCCGTGCACTACTACAGCAATTTAGACATTCTGCTCAAGGCTATATTGGACCCTAAAGACCATGAACTATTCCAAAGGAAATTGCGTGATAGGACACTGGCAAATGAAGCAAATTTTAAGTGGTGCACAAAG TGTTCATCAGGATTCATTTCTGACCCACGGCAGAAGAGATTAGTATGCCCAGACTGCAAATCAATCACATGCGCCTCTTGCCACAGACCT TGGGCACAGCAGCACGAGGGACTGTCTTGTGACCTGTTTGCCCAGTGGCTCGAGGAGAACGACCCGGCCACACAGGCAGCCGGACTGGCACGCCACCTTGCAGAGTCCACCGAGGCGATGCTGGTGTGCCCTCGCTGCCGCTGCAACTTCTCGCTGGCGAGGGGGGGCTGTATGCACTTGACATGCCCACAGTGTCGCCACGAGTTCTGCTCAGGCTGCGACCAGACGTTTGCCATGGGGACGCAGtgcatggatggagcgaggggggaggaggaggaggggacgTCGGTGGCCGTTGTGATCGCAAGGGGGGGGCACCCATGCGCTCGCCTGGGCCTGCACGCACACCACCCCCGAGATTGCCTCTTCTACCTGCGTGACATGGAGCCCGTGCAGCTCCAGAAGTTGCTCACG GACAACAATATAGAGTTCAACAGGAAGAACCCTGATCCGACAAACGACACTGGCAACATGAAGTGTCAGGTGCAGGTGCAGAGGGAAGGACCAACAGGCCTCCTGGATGGTATTTGCGATGAGGACGTGCCCAAGGACCACGCTGGACTTTGCAG GCTGCATTACATCGAGTACCTGGTTGGGGTGATGAGGAGGGCAGGCCTCGACCCGGCCCCTGCATTCGACCAACACGAAGCGATTGCTGAGCTGAGGAGGCGTAACGTGCCCCCACCAGACAGACCTCAGGGAATGGTCGATGCCGAGTACAGGCAATTGTGTGTGGAG GTTATCCAGAAGATGATTCCCTTAAAAACAGTGAATTCTCCAAATGTAAAAGAGAAATAG
- the LOC124155474 gene encoding E3 ubiquitin-protein ligase lubel-like isoform X1 encodes MLQLWPQHRHAPTPPVADVRREGWWGGEPEGGGGGGEAEGVVGEAAEDVDDKATLFVPTYTWSCEHCTFVNKPGIRVCTMCCKTTTEEGQRVMRAQQKERANHKETFAKGPAAEKQAEKNKKKEEEVVSAGEESSEEESIVTAVQEMEEGSRWKSHSPRPQKSNVKTSSNFRSIAKSPSSVTSSGMVDERRAHQRRISKSPVSVASMSTAEDRSTAQFRRINRSPVSVTSTGVGSDGPSQIRRASPVMMTSTAVGDDGPNYSRRRTSRSPVRTVSTAVGDDRPSPFRRVARSPVATSSTGVGDERPFDSRRVANSPTVMTSTAVGDDRAMSARRINNSYETTTKSTATETEEVVMKVSMAVGTSPPRPMKIEKQILSKSSSMASVGTSPPPQSISTQTYDNPTALTSPPTRKTSADFGSQVSIGQENASLGGHGSLGQYGGNSRRFPRLRRTLSLTFNSKQRESTPSAFLRSQSRHSICGNSGDQSTPEPPPAVPLRRRVPSSSTTSSEYYNPSGEADGEWSGGDDDRKEGDRMHGLELVRLLREAEQHQFTAEEVEVALKQCGGQRDAKGPLAWLKANWLQMVDTVATLATNFGLERRENTVGTVSTTEAREALRKQGGDVWAAVTHCVESRQRKYAELVSRGNFTREDIVSALSNSQGNVEMAFNELSKSQLKPFLMRIWGPPVSGTGDNESGNSAIRPDSRGSSIEESSHVIDEGTGPSPQSSKPVKDVDESSDVDGGGEEEKVENREEEGAKVGGEGEEMPVRDVVVEAAPERPVDQGEKAAAECGGEQPAKDPKKEESEGHERMARQLLAEGHVNSYERAEIAAILVLKEGISKAEALLAVQECNSVDAALSYLRQECLLCTGEYPMNKMVSMLTCVHRCCQDCARLYFTVQIRDRSIEDAVCPFCKEPNFPKRSKDNSDIEEAAVHYYSNLDILLKAILDPKDHELFQRKLRDRTLANEANFKWCTKCSSGFISDPRQKRLVCPDCKSITCASCHRPWAQQHEGLSCDLFAQWLEENDPATQAAGLARHLAESTEAMLVCPRCRCNFSLARGGCMHLTCPQCRHEFCSGCDQTFAMGTQCMDGARGEEEEGTSVAVVIARGGHPCARLGLHAHHPRDCLFYLRDMEPVQLQKLLTDNNIEFNRKNPDPTNDTGNMKCQVQVQREGPTGLLDGICDEDVPKDHAGLCRLHYIEYLVGVMRRAGLDPAPAFDQHEAIAELRRRNVPPPDRPQGMVDAEYRQLCVEVIQKMIPLKTVNSPNVKEK; translated from the exons ATGCTGCAGCTGTGGCCGCAACACCGTCACGCACCCACTCCACCCGTGGCAGACGTGAGGCGCGAAGGGTGGTGGGGAGGGGAGCCagagggtggtggtggtggcggtgAAGCGGAGGGAGTCGTGGGGGAAGCAGCAGAGGATGTGGACGACAAGGCAACGCTCTTTGTGCCCACGTACACGTGGTCCTGCGAGCACTGCACGTTTGTCAACAAACCAGGGATACGGGTGTGCACCATGTGCTGCAAGACGACCACGGAGGAGGGGCAGCGTGTGATGAGGGCGCAGCAGAAAGAGCGGGCCAACCACAAGG AGACTTTTGCCAAAGGTCCAGCTGCAGAGAAGCAAGCAGAGAAGAacaagaagaaggaggaggaggtagtGAGTGCTGGTGAAGAGAGCTCGGAGGAGGAGAGCATCGTGACAGCCGTGCAGGAGATGGAAGAAGGCAGCCGGTGGAAGTCACACTCCCCAAGGCCACAAAAGTCCAATGTCAAAACCTCGTCGAACTTCAGAAGCATTGCTAAATCACCATCATCCGTGACTTCAAGTGGGATGGTTGACGAAAGGCGGGCTCATCAGAGAAGAATCAGCAAGTCTCCTGTTTCTGTGGCATCAATGAGCACAGCTGAAGACAGATCCACTGCCCAATTCAGGAGAATCAACAGGTCTCCTGTTTCAGTGACATCAACTGGAGTGGGCTCAGATGGGCCCTCTCAAATCAGAAGAGCATCCCCTGTGATGATGACATCGACTGCAGTGGGTGACGATGGGCCAAACTACTCGAGGAGAAGAACATCCAGATCTCCTGTGAGAACAGTGTCCACGGCAGTTGGGGACGACAGACCGTCTCCCTTCAGGAGAGTTGCCCGGTCACCGGTGGCCACCTCTTCAACAGGAGTAGGCGATGAAAGACCTTTCGACTCAAGGAGAGTGGCCAACTCACCAACTGTCATGACTTCGACGGCCGTAGGGGATGACAGAGCCATGAGTGCTCGAAGGATAAACAACAGCTATGAGACCACCACAAAATCAACTGCCACAGAAACTGAAGAAGTGGTCATGAAGGTGTCAATGGCTGTAGGGACATCACCCCCAAGACCAATGAAAATTGAGAAGCAGATACTTAGCAAGTCATCGTCGATGGCATCTGTGGGCACTTCCCCTCCACCGCAGAGCATTTCAACACAG ACTTATGACAATCCAACTGCACTGACCTCCCCCCCCACAAGAAAGACGTCTGCCGACTTTGGATCACAGGTTTCAATTGGTCAAGAGAATGCATCACTAGGGGGGCACGGCTCTCTCGGACAATATGGCGGAAACTCAAGACGATTTCCTCGTCTAAGAAGGACTCTTTCTCTCACTTTCAATTCTAAGCAAAGGGAAAGCACTCCCAGTGCTTTTCTTCGCAGCCAGAGCCGACATTCGATATGCGGAAATTCAGGG GATCAAAGCACCCCAGAGCCGCCACCAGCCGTGCCATTGAGGCGCCGTGTCCCATCTTCCTCGACAACATCATCCGAGTATTACAATCCCAGTGGGGAGGCTGACGGGGAGTGGAGTGGGGGTGACGATGATCGTAAAGAAGGCGACAGAATGCATGGCCTCGAATTGGTCCGGTTGTTGCGG GAAGCAGAGCAGCATCAATTCACAGCCGAGGAGGTGGAGGTAGCACTCAAGCAGTGTGGGGGACAACGGGACGCAAAGGGACCCCTCGCCTGGCTCAAGGCCAACTGGTTGCAGATGGTTGACACGGTGGCCACCCTTGCCACCAACTTTGGCCTGGAGCGACGGGAGAACACGGTGGGAACGGTTTCCACCACAGAGGCAAGAGAGGCACTGCGCAAGCAGGGGGGAGACGTCTGGGCTGCAGTCACGCACTGCGTGGAGTCCCGACAGCGCAAG TACGCTGAACTTGTGTCTAGAGGAAATTTTACCCGGGAAGATATTGTCTCTGCACTTTCCAACAGCCAAGGGAACGTAGAGATGGCCTTCAATGAGCTTAGCAAGTCTCAACTGAAGCCATTTCTGATGCGGATATGGGGACCTCCAGTTTCTGGGACAGGAGACAATGAATCAGGCAACAGTGCTATTAGGCCTGACTCCAGAGGCAGTAGCATTGAGGAATCCAGCCACGTCATTGATGAAGGTACAG GACCATCACCACAGTCGAGCAAACCGGTGAAGGACGTTGACGAGTCGAGCGATGtggatgggggaggggaggaggagaaggtggagaatagagaggaggagggggctaaggtgggtggggagggggaggagatgcCAGTGAGGGACGTCGTGGTGGAAGCGGCTCCAGAGCGCCCAGTCGATCAAGGAGAAAAGGCAGCTGCGGAATGTGGAGGAGAACAGCCAGCGAAGGATCCGAAAAAAGAAGAATCAGAAGGACATGAG cGCATGGCTCGGCAGTTACTGGCAGAGGGGCACGTGAATTCCTACGAAAGAGCTGAAATAGCAGCCATTCTGGTGCTTAAGGAAGGCATTTCTAAAGCTGAAGCACTGTTAGCAGTTCAAGAATGCAATTCTGTTGATGCTGCTCTGAGCTATCTTCGGCAGGAGTGTTTGCTGTGCACTGGAGAGTACCCAATGAATAAG ATGGTGTCAATGTTAACATGTGTCCATCGTTGCTGCCAAGACTGTGCACGGTTGTATTTCACTGTTCAAATTCGTGATCGCAGCATTGAAGATGCAGTTTGCCCATTCTGTAAGGAGCCAAATTTTCCGAAGAGATCAAAGGACAACTCTGACATTGAAGAAGCTGCCGTGCACTACTACAGCAATTTAGACATTCTGCTCAAGGCTATATTGGACCCTAAAGACCATGAACTATTCCAAAGGAAATTGCGTGATAGGACACTGGCAAATGAAGCAAATTTTAAGTGGTGCACAAAG TGTTCATCAGGATTCATTTCTGACCCACGGCAGAAGAGATTAGTATGCCCAGACTGCAAATCAATCACATGCGCCTCTTGCCACAGACCT TGGGCACAGCAGCACGAGGGACTGTCTTGTGACCTGTTTGCCCAGTGGCTCGAGGAGAACGACCCGGCCACACAGGCAGCCGGACTGGCACGCCACCTTGCAGAGTCCACCGAGGCGATGCTGGTGTGCCCTCGCTGCCGCTGCAACTTCTCGCTGGCGAGGGGGGGCTGTATGCACTTGACATGCCCACAGTGTCGCCACGAGTTCTGCTCAGGCTGCGACCAGACGTTTGCCATGGGGACGCAGtgcatggatggagcgaggggggaggaggaggaggggacgTCGGTGGCCGTTGTGATCGCAAGGGGGGGGCACCCATGCGCTCGCCTGGGCCTGCACGCACACCACCCCCGAGATTGCCTCTTCTACCTGCGTGACATGGAGCCCGTGCAGCTCCAGAAGTTGCTCACG GACAACAATATAGAGTTCAACAGGAAGAACCCTGATCCGACAAACGACACTGGCAACATGAAGTGTCAGGTGCAGGTGCAGAGGGAAGGACCAACAGGCCTCCTGGATGGTATTTGCGATGAGGACGTGCCCAAGGACCACGCTGGACTTTGCAG GCTGCATTACATCGAGTACCTGGTTGGGGTGATGAGGAGGGCAGGCCTCGACCCGGCCCCTGCATTCGACCAACACGAAGCGATTGCTGAGCTGAGGAGGCGTAACGTGCCCCCACCAGACAGACCTCAGGGAATGGTCGATGCCGAGTACAGGCAATTGTGTGTGGAG GTTATCCAGAAGATGATTCCCTTAAAAACAGTGAATTCTCCAAATGTAAAAGAGAAATAG